gagaaagaggggatatggaaaagggcaggagagGGAGAAGCATGGGGAGAAACTGAGGGAGACCCTAGTTGGTCAGatgaagaaatgctggatgaaaggagggagagagagggaaaatgctgggagggggcagaaagagggaatacgccagatggaagggtagggagacaAAGAGGAAGGACTGGGAGAGgctagatgggtggaaggatggggagagaaagaaggatgacacaggatggaagggtaggaaagAGGGACCCATTCTGGGGACTCCAACTCCACTAGCATCCCTTGGGAAGATCTTTGTGAAGCAGAAGATGTGGGGGGTCCTGCTAGCACCTCCAAAATGAAGTCACCCTCAGATGGGTCAGACCCCTGGGTATTGGAGAAACTGAGCGCCTcaaatgaaaaagcaaatgatggTGAGAacactcctcctcctctgtcaGAGGAAGGGACCTCCCCACTTTTTCAAAAGTGTAGTCCAACCCCCGCTAGAACCTTTGTGATGCTCTCAGAGGGAGGCCCCCAATGGGCCTCTCTTAGGTGTGGAAACCTCTAGAAGTGAAGGCAATCTAGCCTCAATGACTAAAGCAAGTTTAAAGAGCTAAAACAGCACTGCCAAGGGGTACAATTTTTTAGgtgattttagtacatgcccccagCCCTGCCCCATGGCTCTGCTTCCTGGCAGACCTCAATCCCACAGCCAGTTCAGAAACTATTTCAGAATAccattttcaattagctttcacagGCCAAAacttcctgcctcaggtcaggagagtataatgctgttatggtgtcctctcctgacctgaggaaggaagtgctggtctctgaaggctaatcaaaaatgttttaaaatcagtgaaggtatcatcttattttctattttatgttttatttgcatttatttacttttattaaCACGGCCACCCTattgctttatcctaaattaaaaataaatttattttctgtatctttgttgtctggccatttactttttctaattgttttggtcccagtctcttgattctgctttccttcgtcttcccTTAActctgtcatttttctctcctttttctttgttttcttcaatttatttttctgccttgcTCTCTGACcacatttaattcattcttactatccattttttaatttccctctttttacttcatctacctatggcttttcatcttttcctcacttttgttctccccatgccccttcctcttatcctccagtctttcattaactctatcTTCTACCCCTTAGCTTCCAGGGTCTCACCCTCTTTCTCTTTGcatcctgccatccagtgtctcctctttctctctttctttccatccagcaccttccctctttctctcctaccattcTAGCCAGTcatccctctctctccatccttccacccatctaccctctcccagtccttccatccactgtctctctctatctccccttccttctagccagttctctctctctacccttttccattcagcatgtcctctctctccccatccttccagtgtctttcctctttctctccctacccttccatccagtatcttccatctttctcccctcaccttccagcattttccctctctctccctcctttcatcctgCATTTCTCTGTCTGACCAGCTAGGGGGATCCAGGATTTTGGACAGATTGTATAATCCTCAAATTTAATATATTAAGAAGCAGGGACATCAAAAGTCCATCCCTCCCAAGTAACTCCCTTGGTCCAGTGTTGTTTATTTGATTCTCTATGAATGCTGGGGTATGTAGTCTCAATAGGGGTGTTATAGTTAGAGCCTCCATCATGGGTACTGTCTGGTAGCTGCTTCTACTCAGTTTCATGGAAAATTAagattcctcccctccccctcccttacaATCCATTTGTTACTCTGAAAGGCCTAGAACCAGACTGGTGGTTGCTAAATTAGTACTTCATAAAAGGACCTGATAGTTCTATACTCTGAATTGCTACCAGGAGTAAATGGAGTACTCAATGTGATTCATCTTAATGGTATCGCATCGCATAAGGGAGACTTACTCATGCCTGAAAGCCAGCGCTGGTACCATGGTTATGAAACAgcttaggcaaaccttcagccttgcacccTTTATTTATCATTCATAGCCctaagcgccccccccccccaaagattttCATAAATTAAACTCATGATTATCCCATCTCAGAAAAAAATTCTGTAAGATTTTATAGACAGACATCACACAAATATTAAACTTAGTTTTGTATCTACATACATAATGAGGtaatttacccatgtaaatgaGCTATTCAAAACTACCCCCAATCCCTACAAATAAAACTATGTGCAGATGGCTCTGTGAGTTGTCAGACTGTTAGATCTAATGGTTTTAAAGTTGCCAACCccaggcaactgcctagtttggCTAAGGGTTGAGCTGGCCCTTGTCAAAGCACTGACTTCTAATATTGTTGTTGAATCTCCCTCAAATGTTGGAGGTTATTCCATCTTttgttggagtggcctagtggttagggtggtggactttggtcctggggaactgaagaactgagttcgattcccacttcaggcacaggcagctccttgtgactctgggcaagtcacttaaccctccattgccccatgtaagctgcattgagcctgccatgagtgggaaagcgcggggtacaaatataacaaaaataaaaataaataaaatcatctaTACTGTGATATGAAGAAAAAGGTTAGGGTTCCCTTTGGTCTTCTCAAGCCCCATCTTCCTTCAGAATCTCCAAAGGCATTGTGGAAAGGGACACACAAACCAGCTCAAATAATAAAATGGCACACCATCCAGCTCAAATATATATGTCTTTATTACTGTTAATTGGAGATATATTTTCAAACAGTTAACACCACAAGGGCGTGACCCAGTGTCTGCATTACCAGAGGCAAGGAACAGGATGAGGAGATGGACACAAAAAACAAGGGAAACAAAACACAGGAGTGTTTAGTAAATGGTGCCAACCACAGCTCTGCTGGAAAGAGCTGGGGAAAATCACTGCTTTGTTGAATACTGaacagatgggggaggggtggaagagaCATCTAACAGTATTACTAACACATACACACCTTTACACATTAGGCAAGCCTAGAGAAGGCAGGGGAGGAAAACATAGCATTGAGGGGGATGATTTAGTAGGCATGGTTGGAAATAAAGAGGGATTCTCCAGCTGCAGCTCCAGCATGTCCGGAAGAAACATACTTGCCCTGGGCAGCCTGGCTGTTAGCCTGAGGAAAGACAAATAAAGACATTATCCTCACAGCCCAGAACCACTTACCCCACACTCCAGCCTCTTCCCACCTCCAATCCAAACAATCTGATGTTAACCCTAGTCCTAACATCATAAGGTAGCTATGGTATTTGTTGCCCCATCCCTCTGTAACCCCATCTTCTGTGTTACATATAATGGCACATTAGTTAGgctgccggggaggggggggggaagcaagatTCCCCGGGACCAGCAGCTATGCGATTTGCAttgatttggttttttttttctgcaacaaCGAATCAGCCAATTCATATTTCGTTTTTGTAAAAatcaaggcctttttaaaatagcTCTTTGCTGGAGCACAAGCAGCCAGCAACCGATACACACTGCTTGTGCCAGCTGCACAGCCTTCCCtgtgatgcaactttctgtttctgcataggcgggaacagGCTAGAGAGGGAAGGCTGTGCATGTGGCACAAGCAGTGCGTTATCAGTTGCTGACTGCTCATGCTCACTACTAGCAAAGAGCCATTTCAAAAAAGGTACATGGGGAGGAGAGACATGTTGATTTTTACAATAACAAGAGAAGGGCAGCAGCGGCCGGTGGGGGGTGGGCTTCTTTGCCTTcagcctggctttgtctctcagcagccttGCACATTAGAAAAAGAGGCAAAGAGTACACCAGCAGTTCCTTCTGGGCCAGCAGTTTTCTCCTGTACCTTTTCATTTACAACTTGGTAAAGTCTGAGGTTACAGTACTactacaaaacatttttaaatgttagtAGTAGTCCAATGATAAGAACAGAAGGCTCAGAACtggagttcaaatcctactgccactccttgtgatctcaagtaagtcacttaaccctccactgccacaggcacaaatttagattgtgagccctccagggacaagaaaatagctactgtacctgaaagtaattcaccttgagctacaactaaaaAGGCAGGAGCTAacttcttctcttcctcttttAGCACAGCCATTATAGGAACTTCCCTGTAATTTAGTGCCATGAACCATGGTTCCTTCTAAAATCTACAAGAAGGACTTTGAGCCAGCCAGTAGCCATCACTGTTGTATGATGGCtgcaattccacccccccccccccccaaaaaaaaaaaaaaaaaaagatattgtagGAGGATTCCCTCTGCTCTAACACAAATCTGACTTACATATCGAAACCTGGCACCTTAAAGCACTgctgttaatgcagtgggctggcTACCCAATTATCCCTCAGTTGTTTTATATCACATACCAGTGCACGCTTGGTGTACTCCTCCTGTGCAGATTTAACATTCTCTTTCTTGCCTCCCCAAGTCTTGAGgcaagaagcctgcagggctcggCCAAAGGAAAAGGTAAGGGGCCAAGGCTTGTGCAGAGGGCATTTGTTTATTGCATTCAGGTGAATTGTGGCCTCTTCCTCACTCTGGCCTCCAGATAAGAAGGTGATTCCTAAaagcaaagaacagaaaaaaaaaatagatgagtCACAACATTTTAGATTGTTCTCTAGTTCTCTCTGAAGCGAGTAGAGTCCCTCTGTAATCAGAGGCTAAGGTGTGTATTTAAATATAGAAGGAACTTATCTTCATAGAGAATCTATGCATTATGGAATTcagtccttccctcctcccattAAACCAGTAACCTCTCCCTCTTCACAACTTCCAGCTCAAGTGGAACCAGCATAAGGATGATACCATCATCCATTTGGAACCGTCAGAATAGGGGGAAACCTATATTCCCTTTCACCTCATTTAGTCCAGTCATTGCTGCAACCTTTTCAGCATCAGAGCTTCTCCCACAAACCCTACAAAAATCATGGGCACTAAATCCACCAGTGTCACCATCATGCAATGGTTGGAATGCCTTTTCCCAGGAGTGTTGTGAATGCCACCTCCGCATCTAGCCCATTTTTCCACTACATAGCTTCCCACTCTTCAAGAGCCAGTGGAAATAAAGAACTGAAAAccgagctgagacatctctcttggcatccaatcCAGCTTCTCAGTACTTTCTATCTCCAACAGGTGTATGGaaacacttttcagcctctggttccaaATGCTTTGCTCTTGGTCTAGTTGAGTTTTGCAAGTGGCTTGAGTCTACAGAGTCATagctggaggtcttcagatccctgtctctggtgccccgcAAATGTacttcttccttcccctctcccatttcctgtggagctctccttttccagcacaactttAAAAAGGATAAGAAAGGAAAGCGTAAGACGGTCCTGATCCTCTCACATCTGTTGTAAGACTTCTGGAGACTGTCAgcttgagggggaggggagtagccagcagtggtaagtctgactaaagtttgactcagaccCGCTTGGAGGGCTgtaagttctacttggtgcaaggAAGGGCTCCTGACTCGCAGCTTGGGACACATTGTGCTGCTCTTGTGACAGTTGGGGTGAATGGCAACTCCTGCAGAGGTAGTTGAGCAGTGTTCCCACTATGGGATCTAATGGCCGGCATTGGGGTATTGCAGTGCGTGCAAGCCAGGAATCCCGCATGATGGAGGAGGAAAACAGTCGTCAGCAGCACATCATGGGATTTGGCACAGCATCCAAATATGCCAGGGTCTTTGGGATCTCCAACAGGGCCAgtgtgcagtttgatgcaggagagtgcgggaacaggtgccattttgtcagggccAACTGGCtgtgaggagcagcctctgtctgatcacaTGTGGAGCAGCACTACCATTTCACAGCCTCAGGACTTGAcacagcattcagctgcatcagaatgtttgttttctctggagtttatattgctcttacaccaggcctatttactgaagcagttattgcaaggtgcttcagtttctcgtaCGGCTCCAGAAagatctcatttagacctccAGGGAGTAGGCAAATGAGgccatctctgcttctcccttatctgatgtggcctcggtCTATTCAGAACAGCCATCATTGAAGGAGGGTGTTAGAGGAAGAAGAGCTCCTTCCTGAGAAGGATGATGCGAAAGTACTGAggctgtttcataaagaggaactcggtactcttatttctgaggcactggtggagctttccattgaggagccttctgctttggcctcaggagttccatcttcaatGATCATGAGGGAGCTTAGAGGCCATTCTAAGGCTTTcccgatgcatccagacattcaggacctgattacagcaggaTGGGTCCCACCGGCTGCAGGGCTAAGAGTGGGAAAAGCCACTCTACCCATTAATTCCAAAAGAgaaaaattgcagcttcccagggtggactccctggttacagcggtgactaagaagaccaccttgccgctggaagggggcattgccctaagagacctacaggataggaagctaagGCTTGCTGAAACAAGCCTCTGatgtggcctctttgggccttcaagtaACGGTGTGCAGCTCGTTCATGGCAAGAGAATGCCTGAATTGGCATCAACAATCTGCAACACAAGACAGGCGCCATAACGCCCAGCTGGAAGCAGGgctggcctacttggcagatactatttatgacatgttatggGTTATGGCCCACAGTATAACTTTGTCTGTCACAGTACATCAGCAACTCTGGTTGTGGTAGTAGGCAGCAGATGCAGCGTCAAAGTCACATCTAGTCAAACTGCCCTTTCAGGgaaagtggctatttggagaccATCTCAATAACTTGATGAAAGAACTGGGGGAGCTAAGCCACAGCAGTTGTCATAAACAAAAGCCTCTGGTCATCCATCTTCAGGGGGCTCTCAAGTCGATTCCAAGACGCAAACAGTACCGGCCTGGGTCATCAGCAATATGATCAGAAGTCCCACTTTCAGGCATGCCAATCTTCCTTTCGTGTGGACCAGAAGCCCTCCTTTCAGTCAGCTAGAGCGCCCAATGCCTCCAGAGCTCTGCAATGATGCCAGGTTGGttcactcttctcttcctccagtggGAGGCCGTCTTCAGGAGGAGTAAGCCAAAAtcatgtcagaccagtgggttctgaatattcttacagaaggttacgagtccccccccccccccccccagtcactcCTCTcatcttgcagtctccttgttgaAAAGGAACCAAGGTGGTCGAAGTTCAGACCACCATAGATTCctcgctggtgctgcaggctattgttccagttccccaggccaaaCAGGAATAAGGCAGATACTCCatttacttcattgtcccaaaggaTGAAGGCATCTTTCATCcaagtcttagatctcaaaggtctaaaccactACCTCAGAGTGTCCTGTTTTTGCATGGACACACTAAAAGCAGTCATAGCCTCAgttcaagtgggagaatttctcaccaccCTCAGTCAAAGAGGCATACTTGCACATACACCCATATGGACGCTGAATCGGAGGTTTCTATATTTTGTGGTCCTAGGCCATTACTTCCAATTCAGGGTTTTGCCCTTTGGTCTTGCCACAGCTCCAAGaatgtttaccaaggttatggtggtattGGCAGCGACCTCTCTTTGGCTCCAGAGAATCAGAGTTTGCTCATATTTCGACTGGCTTATTCATGCACTGTCCTAGTTGGACAGCATGGCAGCGGTCTGTCTTCTGCagttgggttgggtgatcaatttcgagaagagcagactaactccatcgcAGATGCTGGAGTACCTGAGTGAGGTTCTACCTCACGGAGTGCAGGAGGTCAAAACTAGTTCAACAGATTGTTCTCCTCCTCAGTCAAGGCAGGTCCAGGGTCTGGAGTCAATGACAGCGGCAATGGAAGTGGTGTCATGGGAAGGGCTCATATGCAGTCATTACAGGAATTTCTTCTCAGCCACTGGTCTCCAATGTCAGAGAAGtacgaccttcatcttccttggacgcTGGTTGCCAGACGGAGTATGCAGCGGTGGCTATCATCCAGGAATTTGACAGTTGGAGCTCCCTATCCAATAACACAATGCAGAATGCCTTATGCAACTTCGCTCCCTTTCTGGGTCAACCCTGGTCTGAATTTTCTCCGACAATGTGACAACAGTGATTTATAAATCAACAAGCAAGGCGTGACCCACAGTCGTCCAATGGTGGTACAAAGTAatactgtcaccttgcatggtgcttcctgtatgtcttgttctctacaagttgtctagAGATGAGAGAGAACCAGATGTGCAAACGTGTGGATattaggttagtgagttgtttgagATTGTTgtatttattctgagtttctcctaaTACTGAGTagctggactggatgctaagAGATATGTTTCAGCCccgttttcagttctctatctccacaactatcccacaggttctggaatagtgggaaaggACTAATAAAAAgcatcaggtaagacctaacttCTCCTTAAAACAGCTCTCTTCCTTGGATAATTTTAGAAAGGTCATGGTAGTGGTGTCTTTCCAAGTATTACTCCTGATAGAATTTTATATTTCTGTGAAGAATTTgcgctcttccccccccccccccccccaacactactGCTGCAcgttcgaccccccccctcccactgtcaCCCAACAATGATGCCCGACCCACTGCAGCTTGCTGTCGCATgaccaccccccacacacacactaccgcCTACCTGAACACAGCATGCCCTGGTGATCTAAGTGACCTCTTCAGgatcaggaaagaaccccactattTCTTGCCCCGCTACCACCGCTCTTAGTCTCGCTGctgtgctttttcaaaatggccaccgagacttcaagcagtaaTCTCGTGAGACtactgcttgaagtctcagtggccatttggaaaaagcatGGCACCAGCGAAAGAGCAGCGgggaaggaaagagtggggttcttttctgccccaaagaggttCTCCTAGTGCATCTCCTCCTACATCACGGGTGAGTAAGGGGGTGGCAAAAAAAAGGGCTATGTGTGAtgtgtgggggagagagggactgtaaaaaaaaaaaaaaaaatgggggtggATTGCTGTGggtgacaaaaaaaataaaacaaggattgagtgggagggagggggtgcaaAAAAAGGGGATGCTGGGGGCTGCAAAAAGTATTGGTTAAATTATGCCAAATAAACGTAGAGAATTTGCAAACTTTGCCCACAGAATTTTGaaattttttgtgcagaattccagcaggagtaaaGTATATATTTggagggatggaaaataaaattttagCCCCTAGATCCAACTGTAGTGGCTTACAGCTCTTGTGCTTTTCCCCTCCCAGATATTATCAGCTGGAGTGGCGACTCACCAGCAACAGCTGGGGGAACAGTGCGGCGCAGGGCGGTTACAGTTGCCATAGCGACTTCTTCAGGGGTGTACTTCTTACTGCAGGCATGACCAGGGGTCACCATGTTGGGTTTCAGCAGGGTTCCCTCCAGGTAGATATGGTGGTCGCTCAGAGCCTTGTAGACTGCAGCCAATACCTGTTTTGTGGAAAAGAGTGAAGAATGTCAGGGAAGACAATCACTTAAGATATTTCTGTTGTCCCTCTACTGCTGCTGGGTATAAGAGCTAAGAGCATATGCAAGGACATATTAAAGTGATCAGTCTGCTCCAGGTCATCACAAATGGGGGAAATTTTGAACTTGCTCATTCCAAATGAATCTATATACCTCATCTGTTTTTCCTAGAGAAATGGTCTACAGTTCTGTCGATGAGGTAGACAAAACCCAAGATTGAGTCATCTCATTTCTGATGACTTGGAACATCCGGTGATCAAATCCAAGAACCTCACACAGCCATGTGTAACTAAGGACATGCAGACTTCTGTTCTAGGTCAGGGTACCAAACCTATCCCAACAACCTTCATCCTATTATATGTGGAAAATATacatgaggtggggggggggggggggggaagaagagaaaaatgTAATCATTGGAGAACTGGTGCCACCTGGTGGCTTTGTTGTCACTGCAGCAGACAAccataattactgcagtggctgCAATCCTCTTTTCTTCCTCCACAACACATACCAGTTGCTCTATACAAGATCAGTaatcctcacaggacatcctccCCCAGTTCCTTAACCTCCCCTTACCTTCTCGGTGACATACTGGCAGCGCTTCAGATCATGATCCCCATCAGGCAGCACCTCAGGCTCCACAATGGGAACAATGCCATGCTGGGGGTAATAAACATAAGGGAGAGAATTTTAGTGGTTTTCACATTCCTGCTGAGAACGCTGATGCAGTAGTTAAATGCAGCTAGCAAATtatttgaggtggggggggggtggggggagtcaaCCATTGGCCTGGCCTAGCCTATCGAGAATTACCTCAACTTAAGAATTAAGTCATTTTCATGACCAAAAAAATTTGAAGAACTCCAAATCTACACCCTTCTTACACCTACCCTTTATAACTTTTCAGAATTTTCCCTATATAAAATGTTCCCAGTATAACAGAAGTCACTTTGGGATGCTGATATGATCATTATTAGTACTCCAACAAAAACATATCCAAGTGTGGAATCCATGCTGTAGCTCATGTTTTTCAACTTCATATTCCCTTCACCAAGGACAAGCAAGCCTGGGATCAACCAGATACTCTGCCTTCTTTGCGCTGTTCCCATTATCATGGAACATCGTGCCCATGCCCCTGCGCACCGAGCCCTCTCATCCTAAATTTAGAGCGGGCATAAAAGCTTGGATATTTACGGAGGCTTATGGGCAACCCCAGCCACCAGAGTGACTTTCCTACTACCTCTCTCCTCTTATCCAGCTAGCTTAGATAATCCTTCTTTACTCAGTTATCTCTCCTTAACCTTTATTCTGCTATTCTTTCTTCTCTCCTATAATAAATGGtggaaattgttttttttgttagtgtAAACCACCTGCTTGGCTTGCCTGAAAGGTGGTGTATTAAGCCAGAACAAACACAAAACAGGATCACAATATCAGTTCTGTCATGTAATACTGATTGATATAGGTATAATTTAATTTTACATGGCAACTTCAAAACATTGAACATCTTTGTATATAGTTTATAActtaggaatccttttactaagctgtgataagagCTGGCCTTAGCACACCTTTATGCGGATCGTTCCCCACACAcctaatgttattttttttactgAAGCCATAAGaattctttttttcaattatgttcATTAATGTCCGTGCACTAGTGTTGTCATttgtgtgtggccattttcaaaaataatgTTGTGAAcgctgtcacctattttgtaggtggtaagggttcctgcatTAATCAGTGTACAAACCAGTTAGCGCAGCATATTAATGTAAATGTGctcactggttagtgcaggaatacccactcaaaaaaaaaaaaattttagcatgcacaaatacaaaaaaaaaaaaaaaaaaaaaagacgctttAGCATGTCCCGCGGTAATCCATTTATGCTGCATTAGCTGCACGTTAATGCCTAATGTAGcagagtaaaaggaccccttaatttttatatttattttatataaattCTCACTCAATGAACACAACTTGTCTGTATTGAGATAATtcatgtacaaaaataaatagtaaATCAACATTTAAAATAGGGTAGAAACCTAAAAGCATAAAATTCATTGCATTAGTtttgcttagggccctgtttactaagcccagtaacatttttagcacgtactaacactagacgcccataggaatatatgggcttctctagtgcaggctaaaaacactagcgcaccttagtgaacagggcccagAGTTATAAATGATAAGAAAATATAttcaaaaatgatttttcaataTTTTGAAGTTTATATAGTTGAGTTTATATGGCAACAAGATAGACTCACAGAAAAGGGGTCCTCTGTCATCATCAGTACCCCATACAGGCATCACAGATTCATACACAGCCCACAGGGAGGGTTAAATGCTTTGTCCCTCCCCACTTTaaagcaggggtcctcaaatcctgTCCTCGAGACTCacaccccagcctgtttttcaggatttccacaatgcatATATATGgcatctatttgcattcactacttCCATGGATGCaactagatctcatgcatattcattgcagaaatcctgaaaaccaagctGGGTTATGGACCTCAAAAAACCCCTGCTTTAAAACTCTATATACTTGTATTCACAAGCTTATTAACCGCTACATCTCATTTCATCATACTGTGGGGTTTAAAAGTAGCCCCAGTTCCCAAAAAGTACTGTCTCCCTTTTGTGCCCCCAGACCTCAAACACTCTCCTTCACTTCCTACCCTCTCCCCTCCGAGGACCACAGCAAGGATTTCACCATCCTCAGACTCCCCAGCACCTGCCTGGATTCTCACTACTTCTTGCAGCTTTAGGTGCTAAAAGTTCTGGGGTTGAAAATTCCAGCAGGTCATCTGGGGCCTGAAG
The genomic region above belongs to Microcaecilia unicolor chromosome 7, aMicUni1.1, whole genome shotgun sequence and contains:
- the ALDOA gene encoding fructose-bisphosphate aldolase A; the protein is MPHEYPAFTPEQKKELSDNARRIVAHGKGILAADESTGSIAKRLSSINVENTEENRRFYRQLLFTADDRVNPCIGGVILFDETMRHKTDSGKLFTHVIRDKGGVVGIKVDKGVVPLAGTNGETTTQGLDGLAERCAQYKKEGADFAKWRCVLKISEHTPSHLAIIENANVLARYASICQQHGIVPIVEPEVLPDGDHDLKRCQYVTEKVLAAVYKALSDHHIYLEGTLLKPNMVTPGHACSKKYTPEEVAMATVTALRRTVPPAVAGITFLSGGQSEEEATIHLNAINKCPLHKPWPLTFSFGRALQASCLKTWGGKKENVKSAQEEYTKRALANSQAAQGKYVSSGHAGAAAGESLFISNHAY